A single window of Flagellimonas maritima DNA harbors:
- a CDS encoding acetyl-CoA carboxylase biotin carboxyl carrier protein subunit, whose product MENSYVLNVNEDFDFQISESDISSLDILKTDKGKFHMLKGGVSYHVQILSADFYSKSYTIKVNGDEYKVLISTPLNQLIKKMGFATNGSKNIDSIAAPMPGLILDIVVEEGQDVKEDDPLLILEAMKMENSITSPRDGIIKKISVKQGEAVEKKQLLIEFE is encoded by the coding sequence ATGGAGAATTCATATGTATTAAATGTCAATGAAGATTTTGATTTTCAGATTTCAGAAAGTGATATTTCTTCTTTGGACATACTTAAAACTGACAAGGGTAAATTTCATATGCTAAAGGGAGGGGTCTCTTACCATGTGCAGATTCTAAGTGCAGATTTTTACAGTAAATCCTATACCATCAAGGTCAATGGTGATGAATACAAGGTTTTGATTAGTACGCCACTGAACCAACTCATAAAAAAAATGGGTTTTGCCACAAACGGCTCTAAGAACATTGATTCAATAGCCGCGCCAATGCCAGGCTTGATTTTAGATATAGTTGTTGAAGAGGGCCAAGATGTCAAAGAGGATGACCCACTATTGATTTTGGAAGCCATGAAAATGGAAAATAGTATCACTTCTCCTAGGGACGGAATCATTAAAAAGATTTCTGTAAAGCAGGGCGAGGCTGTCGAGAAAAAACAACTACTTATCGAAT
- the udk gene encoding uridine kinase, translating into MLILGIAGGTGCGKTTVVNQIVNELPENEVGVISQDSYYNDLSHMSKEERGKVNFDHPNSIDFDLLISHLEQLRQGKSINKPIYSFVEETRLEETVLTPPRKVMIVEGILVLSNPRLRDMFDIKIYVHADSDERLIRRLQRDIRERGHDLDKVLTRYQTAVKPMHQQFIEPSKEFADIIIPNNHYNTVAVDMVRTIINDRLS; encoded by the coding sequence ATGCTGATTTTAGGAATTGCGGGCGGCACGGGTTGTGGAAAAACTACAGTTGTCAATCAAATTGTGAATGAACTTCCAGAGAATGAAGTAGGTGTTATTTCTCAAGATTCATATTATAACGACCTTTCACACATGAGTAAGGAAGAACGGGGAAAGGTAAATTTTGACCATCCTAATTCCATTGATTTCGACTTATTGATTTCACATCTTGAACAATTAAGACAGGGCAAGTCAATAAACAAGCCAATATACTCATTTGTAGAGGAAACACGATTGGAAGAAACTGTTTTGACCCCACCAAGAAAAGTAATGATCGTTGAGGGAATCTTGGTTCTGAGCAATCCCAGGTTGAGAGATATGTTCGATATCAAAATCTACGTTCATGCAGATTCTGATGAACGTTTGATACGAAGGTTGCAAAGGGATATTCGTGAACGTGGCCATGATTTGGACAAGGTGTTGACAAGATACCAAACTGCGGTAAAGCCCATGCACCAACAATTTATAGAGCCCTCCAAAGAATTTGCGGATATCATAATCCCGAACAATCACTATAATACTGTCGCAGTTGATATGGTGAGAACCATTATAAACGATAGATTAAGTTAG
- a CDS encoding FtsB family cell division protein, whose translation MGFKELKQKKWFKVMTNMYVLVLTIFVIWMAFFDTNSMMIHLELRNEVKKLEKQKEFLEDEINKDKEILKKLSNKSELEKFAREKYYMKKKNEEIFLIEYEDSVKTKKNE comes from the coding sequence ATGGGATTTAAAGAATTAAAGCAAAAAAAGTGGTTTAAGGTCATGACAAACATGTACGTTTTGGTATTGACAATTTTTGTGATCTGGATGGCTTTTTTTGATACCAATTCGATGATGATTCATCTAGAATTGCGAAACGAGGTAAAGAAATTAGAGAAACAGAAAGAATTTTTAGAAGATGAAATCAATAAGGACAAGGAAATCCTTAAAAAACTTTCGAATAAAAGCGAATTGGAAAAGTTTGCCCGGGAAAAATATTATATGAAGAAAAAAAATGAAGAGATTTTCTTGATCGAATATGAAGATAGCGTAAAGACAAAAAAGAATGAGTAA
- a CDS encoding methylmalonyl-CoA mutase subunit beta: MSKPNLFDEFQSVSAKQWKQKIQFDLKGADYNETLLWESLEGINVKPFYHAEDLKGLKVFQFPKDHDWNIAQSIYVEDSKTANTKALDCLKKGVDSILFVIPNKDIDFEGLLSKINLEQTPVHFSFQFLDVAPIKEILKLVQGIKAKLSFTIDIIGNLAKTGNWYHKLEKDHALLEEIYTLSCDKNKFSIIGVDILHYQNAGANMVQQLAYGLAHANEYLNYLTDGLSGKKSFPITFKVSVSGNYFFEIAKLRALRWLWKSLATAYGLENDCQIIAKPSIRNKTLYDYNVNMLRTTSECMSAILGGADTIINLPYDAVYHKTNEFAERIARNQLLLLKEESYFDNASKMAEGAYYIESLTQQLAQKALELFKQIESSGGFLKELKKGNIQRKIKESAEKEQQLFNSTALTLVGTNKYQNLEDRMKGDLERHPFVKTKPRKTIIEPIIAKRLAEMLEQKRLDDE, encoded by the coding sequence ATGAGTAAGCCAAATTTGTTTGATGAATTTCAAAGTGTTTCCGCCAAGCAATGGAAGCAAAAAATACAGTTTGATCTAAAGGGCGCAGATTATAACGAAACCTTGCTTTGGGAATCTCTGGAAGGCATCAATGTAAAACCTTTCTACCATGCCGAAGACCTAAAAGGTTTAAAGGTTTTTCAATTCCCTAAAGATCACGATTGGAACATTGCACAGTCTATTTATGTTGAAGATTCCAAAACAGCAAATACCAAGGCCCTAGACTGTTTAAAAAAAGGTGTTGACAGTATACTTTTTGTTATACCGAACAAGGATATCGATTTTGAAGGTTTACTTTCAAAAATTAATTTGGAACAAACACCAGTGCACTTTAGCTTTCAATTTTTGGACGTTGCTCCCATCAAGGAAATATTGAAACTTGTACAGGGTATAAAAGCAAAGCTTAGCTTTACTATTGACATCATAGGCAACTTGGCCAAAACAGGTAATTGGTACCACAAATTAGAAAAAGATCACGCTCTATTAGAGGAAATTTACACGCTGTCTTGCGATAAAAATAAATTCAGCATAATTGGCGTGGATATCTTACACTATCAAAATGCTGGGGCCAATATGGTGCAACAATTGGCCTATGGTCTGGCACATGCCAACGAATACCTCAATTATCTTACAGACGGTTTATCCGGGAAAAAATCATTTCCTATAACCTTTAAAGTTTCGGTTAGCGGCAACTATTTCTTTGAAATAGCCAAATTGAGAGCATTGCGATGGCTTTGGAAAAGTTTGGCAACAGCATACGGATTGGAAAATGATTGCCAAATTATTGCCAAGCCTTCAATCCGTAACAAAACATTATACGATTACAATGTTAATATGCTCCGTACAACGTCAGAATGTATGTCGGCAATACTTGGAGGAGCTGATACAATCATAAATTTACCCTACGATGCCGTATATCATAAGACAAACGAATTCGCGGAACGTATCGCACGCAATCAATTGCTTTTATTAAAGGAAGAAAGCTATTTTGACAACGCTTCAAAAATGGCAGAGGGAGCCTACTACATTGAATCCTTGACCCAACAATTGGCACAAAAAGCATTGGAACTCTTTAAACAGATTGAAAGTTCAGGTGGTTTCTTAAAAGAACTGAAAAAAGGAAACATCCAAAGAAAGATTAAGGAAAGTGCCGAAAAAGAACAGCAACTTTTCAATTCTACGGCACTAACGTTAGTGGGTACCAATAAATATCAAAATTTGGAAGACCGTATGAAAGGTGATTTGGAACGTCACCCTTTTGTTAAAACCAAACCTAGAAAAACAATCATAGAACCCATTATCGCTAAACGCCTGGCAGAAATGTTGGAACAAAAAAGATTGGATGATGAGTAG
- the scpA gene encoding methylmalonyl-CoA mutase gives MSRKNLQNILLSETAGKSPEKTPISFAAGIPPFLRGPYSTMYVRRPWTIRQYAGFSTAEESNAFYRRNLEAGQKGLSVAFDLPTHRGYDSDNERVVGDVGKAGVAIDSVEDMKVLFDGIPLDKMSVSMTMNGAVLPIMAFYIVAAQEQGVSMEQLSGTIQNDILKEFMVRNTYIYPPAPSMQLVADIFEFTSKHMPKFNSISISGYHMHEAGAPAPLELAYTLADGIEYIRTGLKTGLKIDDFAPRLSFFWGIGMNHFTEIAKMRAGRMLWTKLVKEFEPKNEKSLMLRTHSQTSGWSLTEQDPFNNVARTTIEAMAAVFGGTQSLHTNALDEAIALPTDFSARIARNTQIYLQQETYITRTVDPWAGSHKLEKLTVQIAENTWELIQEVEELGGMTKAIEAGIPKMRIEEAAAKKQARIDSGQDTIVGVNKYRLEDEDDLQILEVDNDKVRKQQIAQLQQIKSTRDENAVQKALDQITFASKKAMENNSERKNLLALAVEAAKLRATLGEISDAMESAFGRYRAKIQSFTGVYSKEIKNDESFEKARKMADDFALEEGRRPRIMVAKMGQDGHDRGAKVVATGYADLGFDVDIGPLFQTPSEVAKQAVENDVHVLGISSLAGGHKTLVPEVVKSLKEHGREDIMVIVGGVIPKQDYEHLFKHGAVAVFGPGTKISAAAIEILNILMD, from the coding sequence ATGAGTAGAAAGAACCTTCAGAATATACTATTATCAGAAACAGCAGGAAAAAGTCCAGAGAAGACCCCGATAAGTTTTGCGGCGGGCATTCCTCCATTTCTCCGCGGTCCTTACTCTACTATGTACGTGCGGCGACCTTGGACCATACGGCAATATGCAGGATTTTCAACGGCAGAGGAAAGCAATGCATTTTATCGCAGAAATCTTGAGGCGGGGCAAAAAGGTCTTTCTGTGGCATTTGATCTACCCACGCACAGAGGTTATGACAGTGATAACGAACGGGTAGTTGGCGATGTAGGTAAAGCTGGAGTGGCCATTGATTCTGTCGAGGACATGAAAGTCCTTTTTGATGGAATCCCCTTGGATAAAATGTCAGTTTCCATGACCATGAACGGGGCCGTACTGCCCATTATGGCATTTTATATTGTTGCGGCGCAGGAACAAGGCGTTTCCATGGAACAACTTTCAGGTACCATACAAAACGATATCTTAAAAGAATTTATGGTGCGGAATACCTACATCTATCCCCCCGCTCCATCCATGCAACTGGTCGCCGATATTTTTGAGTTTACCAGTAAACATATGCCCAAGTTCAACAGCATTAGCATATCTGGGTACCATATGCACGAAGCTGGCGCTCCTGCTCCACTAGAGTTGGCATATACGCTTGCAGATGGCATAGAGTACATTAGGACTGGATTAAAGACCGGTCTTAAAATTGATGATTTTGCACCACGCCTTTCTTTTTTCTGGGGAATTGGCATGAATCACTTTACAGAAATTGCCAAAATGAGGGCGGGTAGAATGCTTTGGACCAAATTGGTGAAAGAGTTTGAACCAAAAAACGAGAAGTCTTTGATGCTACGCACCCATAGCCAGACCAGCGGTTGGAGCCTAACGGAACAAGATCCGTTCAACAATGTTGCTCGTACCACTATTGAAGCAATGGCAGCCGTATTCGGTGGAACACAGAGCTTGCACACCAATGCACTGGACGAAGCCATAGCGCTACCAACGGACTTTTCTGCACGAATTGCCCGAAATACACAAATTTATCTGCAACAGGAAACCTATATTACCAGAACCGTAGATCCTTGGGCAGGTAGCCATAAACTAGAAAAATTGACTGTCCAAATTGCAGAAAATACTTGGGAACTTATACAAGAAGTAGAAGAGCTTGGAGGAATGACCAAAGCCATAGAAGCTGGAATACCAAAAATGCGCATCGAAGAGGCAGCAGCAAAAAAACAGGCTCGGATAGATAGCGGACAAGATACCATTGTGGGCGTAAACAAGTATCGCTTGGAAGATGAAGATGACCTTCAAATCCTGGAAGTCGATAACGATAAAGTTCGTAAACAGCAGATAGCACAATTGCAGCAGATTAAATCTACCAGGGATGAAAATGCCGTTCAAAAAGCGTTGGACCAAATTACTTTTGCCTCAAAGAAAGCGATGGAAAACAATTCCGAGCGTAAAAATTTACTAGCTTTAGCTGTAGAGGCGGCAAAACTCCGTGCAACATTGGGCGAAATCAGTGATGCGATGGAAAGTGCATTTGGGCGCTATAGAGCAAAAATTCAATCATTTACGGGAGTGTATTCCAAGGAAATCAAAAACGATGAAAGCTTTGAAAAAGCCAGAAAGATGGCAGATGATTTCGCTTTGGAAGAAGGTCGGAGGCCAAGAATCATGGTTGCAAAAATGGGGCAGGATGGCCACGACCGTGGCGCCAAAGTAGTGGCGACTGGGTATGCCGACCTTGGTTTCGATGTAGATATTGGACCTCTCTTCCAAACACCTTCCGAAGTTGCAAAACAAGCCGTTGAGAACGATGTTCATGTACTGGGAATATCTTCATTGGCCGGGGGGCACAAAACATTGGTCCCCGAGGTTGTTAAATCGCTAAAAGAACATGGAAGGGAAGACATTATGGTCATTGTGGGGGGAGTTATTCCAAAACAAGATTACGAGCATCTATTTAAGCATGGTGCCGTAGCCGTATTTGGCCCTGGTACAAAAATCAGTGCTGCCGCAATTGAAATTTTAAATATATTAATGGACTGA
- a CDS encoding ParA family protein gives MGKIIAIANQKGGVGKTTTTVNLAASLGVLEKKVLLIDADPQANATSGLGVDVDGIEKGSYQLLEHTMGVDEVIIPTDSPNVDLIPAHIDLVAIEIELVDKDNREYMLKEALKGLGDRYDFILIDCAPSLGLLTLNALTAADSVMIPIQCEYFALEGLGKLLNTVKSVQKIHNNDLDIEGMLLTMYDSRLRLSNQVVEEVKKHFADMVFDTIIQRNVRLSEAPSYGESIIKYDASSKGASNYLNLANELLKKNKEKV, from the coding sequence ATGGGCAAGATTATTGCTATAGCAAATCAGAAGGGTGGCGTAGGTAAAACTACCACTACTGTAAACCTTGCTGCTTCTCTTGGTGTGTTGGAAAAGAAAGTGCTGCTCATAGATGCAGATCCACAGGCCAATGCCACATCCGGTTTAGGAGTAGATGTAGATGGTATTGAGAAAGGTTCCTATCAACTATTGGAACATACCATGGGCGTGGATGAAGTAATCATACCCACAGATTCTCCTAATGTTGACCTTATTCCTGCGCACATAGATTTAGTTGCCATCGAAATTGAGTTGGTAGATAAGGACAATAGGGAGTACATGTTGAAGGAAGCGCTGAAAGGCTTGGGAGATAGATATGATTTTATATTGATAGACTGTGCACCTTCTTTGGGATTGCTGACACTAAACGCACTTACCGCGGCCGATTCGGTGATGATTCCAATACAGTGTGAATATTTTGCACTTGAAGGTCTGGGAAAACTGCTCAATACCGTTAAAAGCGTTCAGAAAATACACAACAATGACCTGGATATCGAAGGGATGCTCTTGACCATGTACGATTCTAGACTGCGACTTTCCAATCAAGTTGTGGAAGAAGTCAAAAAACATTTTGCGGACATGGTCTTCGATACCATCATTCAGAGAAATGTTAGGCTAAGTGAGGCTCCCAGCTATGGTGAAAGTATTATTAAGTATGATGCCAGTAGCAAGGGTGCAAGCAATTATCTGAACTTGGCCAATGAATTATTGAAGAAAAACAAGGAAAAAGTTTAA
- a CDS encoding ParB/RepB/Spo0J family partition protein, whose protein sequence is MAKATKKQALGRGLSALLKDPENDIQSVSDKNADKVIGNVVELDIDAIEVNPFQPRTNFNDEALKELAISIRELGIIQPITVRKLDFNKFQLVSGERRFRASKLVGLKTIPSYIRIANDQESLEMALVENIQRQDLDPIEIALSYQRLIDEIEVTQEKLSDRVGKKRSTITNYLRLLRLDPIIQTGMRDGFVSMGHGRALINIEETKDQISIYEKIVADSLSVRETEALVKAYREAKNHDGTKKINKLTKDVPNYVSKGMDALKEHLSAKVAITASQNGKGKIVIPFHSKEEFQRLRKLLTGE, encoded by the coding sequence ATGGCGAAAGCAACTAAAAAACAGGCTTTGGGAAGGGGCCTGTCCGCACTGTTGAAAGATCCTGAAAATGATATTCAATCGGTTTCAGATAAAAATGCGGATAAAGTAATCGGTAATGTTGTTGAACTGGATATTGATGCAATTGAAGTAAATCCTTTTCAACCACGTACCAATTTCAATGACGAAGCACTTAAAGAACTGGCGATATCGATTCGGGAACTCGGCATTATCCAACCTATAACTGTTAGAAAACTCGATTTCAATAAATTTCAGTTGGTTTCTGGAGAAAGAAGATTTCGTGCATCTAAATTGGTAGGGCTAAAAACAATCCCATCATACATACGTATTGCCAATGATCAGGAATCATTGGAAATGGCCTTAGTGGAAAACATTCAAAGGCAGGATTTAGATCCGATTGAAATTGCGCTTTCTTACCAGCGTCTAATCGATGAAATTGAAGTAACCCAAGAAAAACTAAGCGATCGCGTTGGTAAAAAGCGTTCTACAATCACGAACTATCTTCGTCTTCTTAGATTGGACCCCATTATTCAAACAGGAATGCGGGACGGTTTTGTAAGCATGGGCCATGGTCGTGCCTTAATCAATATCGAGGAAACAAAAGACCAAATCAGTATTTATGAAAAAATAGTTGCCGACAGTCTATCCGTAAGGGAAACGGAAGCTCTGGTAAAAGCGTACAGAGAAGCTAAAAACCATGACGGAACTAAGAAAATAAATAAGCTTACCAAAGATGTTCCAAATTACGTTTCCAAAGGAATGGATGCACTAAAAGAACATCTTTCCGCTAAAGTAGCTATTACAGCTTCCCAAAATGGTAAGGGTAAAATAGTCATTCCATTTCATTCCAAAGAAGAATTTCAACGTTTAAGAAAATTATTGACAGGTGAATAA
- a CDS encoding DUF5683 domain-containing protein, whose product MNKYLFFLVFSTVFFQLAFSQEDETLPHPTEIDSLAQDLEGNGIIIQEVTYEKKAINPLAPSKAAFYSAIFPGLGQIYNKRYWKVPIVIGAIGTGIYVYSFNNTEYNRARDAFKRRRAGFTDDEFYDLNNDNAVGAEPDISDEALQDAQESSQRDRDLSLLVTIALYVLNIVDANVDAHLKQFNVDENLSLDFKPFLDVDPLSNRPNYGLALVVKF is encoded by the coding sequence GTGAATAAGTACCTATTTTTTCTGGTCTTTTCTACAGTATTCTTTCAACTTGCTTTTTCACAAGAAGATGAAACCCTGCCCCACCCTACTGAAATTGATTCGCTTGCCCAAGATTTGGAAGGTAATGGGATCATTATACAAGAAGTTACTTATGAAAAAAAAGCGATCAATCCCCTAGCTCCCAGTAAAGCTGCTTTTTACTCAGCTATTTTTCCAGGCTTGGGACAGATTTATAACAAACGGTATTGGAAAGTACCCATTGTTATAGGGGCAATTGGAACAGGCATCTATGTTTATTCCTTTAATAATACCGAGTATAACCGAGCACGTGATGCCTTTAAAAGAAGACGGGCAGGTTTTACGGATGATGAATTCTATGATTTAAACAATGATAATGCTGTTGGTGCGGAACCCGACATCTCTGATGAAGCATTGCAAGATGCGCAAGAAAGCAGCCAGCGTGACAGAGATCTTTCATTGTTGGTTACCATTGCGCTGTATGTGCTCAATATTGTGGACGCTAATGTAGATGCACATCTTAAACAATTTAACGTAGATGAAAATCTTAGTCTGGACTTTAAGCCTTTTTTAGATGTAGACCCGTTAAGCAACAGACCAAACTATGGATTGGCTTTGGTCGTAAAATTTTAA
- the dapB gene encoding 4-hydroxy-tetrahydrodipicolinate reductase: MNIGLFGYGRMGKMIEQIALHRGHKIIAKIDAGTPEIDFDSMDVAIDFSTPDAAFKNITDCFKNGIPVISGTTGWLANYDKTVSICNDEKGAFIYASNFSLGVNVFFELNSYLAKVMANLNQYAVSVEEIHHTKKLDAPSGTAITLAEGIMEHSQYQNWQLNKTDEETIGITSKREGSVPGTHTISYESEIDSIKIKHIAHNREGFAMGAVIAAEWIRGKIGVFSMKDVLNLN, translated from the coding sequence ATGAATATAGGATTGTTCGGCTACGGGAGAATGGGTAAAATGATAGAGCAAATAGCACTGCATAGAGGTCATAAAATTATAGCCAAGATCGATGCGGGCACTCCTGAGATAGATTTTGATTCAATGGATGTTGCCATAGATTTCAGCACTCCAGATGCAGCTTTTAAAAATATAACGGATTGTTTTAAAAATGGAATCCCCGTAATTTCGGGTACAACGGGATGGCTGGCCAATTACGATAAAACCGTAAGCATTTGCAATGATGAAAAGGGTGCATTTATCTATGCTTCCAATTTTAGTTTGGGAGTAAATGTATTTTTTGAGTTGAATTCATATCTGGCAAAAGTAATGGCGAACCTAAATCAGTATGCTGTTTCCGTTGAGGAAATCCATCATACAAAAAAATTGGATGCTCCCAGCGGCACGGCAATAACCCTGGCAGAAGGGATTATGGAACATTCTCAGTACCAAAATTGGCAATTGAACAAAACCGATGAAGAAACTATTGGGATAACATCCAAAAGAGAAGGTTCTGTTCCGGGCACCCATACAATTTCATATGAATCTGAAATAGATTCCATCAAAATAAAGCACATCGCCCATAATCGTGAAGGTTTTGCCATGGGAGCTGTAATTGCAGCAGAATGGATCAGGGGGAAAATCGGTGTTTTTTCTATGAAAGATGTGTTAAACTTAAATTAG
- the lepB gene encoding signal peptidase I: MNGTQWIIFILIVQIIHFLGTWKLYIKAGRKAWEAAIPIYNGIVLMKIINRPWWWVLLLFLPIINLLMFPVVWVETIRSFGKNKLWDTWLVILTLGFYIYYINYFEDVKYIEDRSLKPKTGLGEWVSSIVFAIVAATFVHTYFIQPYVIPTGSLERTLRIGDFLFVSKFHYGARVPMTTLAAPMVHDTLPVLKSRSYIADVNPETYKSSWKNKLQLPYLRLPGFNTVKKNDIVVFSLPSDTLYQFFKAEKAVKKPIDKKSNYVKRCVGTPGDSLAVIDGFVHINGKKLQLSDRAKVMYDYTIYSQKGVSSRLLAQVDASDYYRKYITSNLDQNQYNALAPFVLGANRTDDGKIELVTEEKGIPTDVIRQLRLSLTEEKPRSRIANLTDEMVTELRNNKSIDSVVRTNEKKGVYGGAYPQKPNLYPWNNDNFGPIYIPEAGATVEINSKTIPLYKKIIRDYENNEVQVKGQKVYINGQESNSYTFQQDYYWMMGDNRDHSEDARTWGYVPADHIVGKPVFLWMSFDNFDEGLSNWRPRWERIFTTVGGSGKPVSYLIYFLIALGAWFVFDFFRKRKKKAE, translated from the coding sequence ATGAACGGTACTCAATGGATCATTTTTATTTTGATTGTACAGATCATTCATTTTCTTGGAACTTGGAAACTCTACATAAAAGCTGGCAGGAAAGCTTGGGAAGCCGCTATACCTATTTATAATGGTATTGTTTTGATGAAGATCATAAATAGACCTTGGTGGTGGGTCCTATTACTTTTTTTACCTATCATCAATTTATTGATGTTCCCCGTTGTCTGGGTAGAAACCATTAGGAGTTTTGGAAAAAACAAACTTTGGGATACCTGGCTTGTTATTCTAACCTTGGGGTTTTATATCTATTACATCAATTATTTTGAAGATGTAAAATATATAGAAGATAGAAGTTTAAAACCTAAAACAGGGCTTGGCGAATGGGTAAGTTCCATTGTTTTTGCAATCGTAGCGGCAACATTTGTGCATACTTATTTTATACAGCCCTATGTAATTCCAACGGGTTCTTTGGAACGTACGTTACGAATTGGTGATTTTCTGTTTGTAAGCAAATTTCATTATGGTGCGCGCGTACCAATGACCACCTTGGCAGCTCCCATGGTACATGATACGTTACCTGTCTTAAAAAGTAGATCTTACATAGCAGATGTAAATCCTGAAACTTACAAGTCCTCATGGAAAAATAAACTTCAATTACCCTATTTGCGCCTTCCCGGATTCAATACGGTCAAGAAAAACGATATTGTTGTCTTTAGTTTGCCTTCAGATACGCTGTACCAGTTTTTTAAAGCTGAAAAAGCGGTAAAAAAGCCAATCGATAAAAAATCCAACTACGTAAAGAGATGTGTGGGGACTCCAGGGGATTCCCTAGCTGTAATTGATGGTTTTGTCCATATCAACGGAAAAAAACTTCAGCTTTCTGATAGGGCAAAGGTAATGTATGATTATACCATTTATTCCCAAAAAGGTGTGTCCAGTAGGTTACTTGCCCAAGTTGATGCTTCAGATTACTACAGAAAATATATTACATCCAATCTGGATCAAAATCAATATAACGCACTTGCTCCCTTTGTTTTGGGCGCCAACCGCACGGATGATGGAAAGATTGAACTCGTTACGGAAGAAAAGGGAATACCAACTGATGTAATACGGCAGTTGAGACTTTCACTTACAGAAGAAAAACCGAGATCAAGAATTGCAAACCTGACCGATGAAATGGTCACCGAACTACGGAATAATAAAAGTATAGATTCCGTGGTAAGAACTAATGAGAAAAAGGGTGTTTACGGAGGTGCCTATCCCCAAAAGCCCAATCTTTATCCGTGGAACAATGATAATTTCGGGCCTATTTACATTCCCGAAGCAGGGGCCACTGTGGAAATAAATTCGAAAACAATCCCATTATATAAGAAAATCATTAGAGACTATGAGAACAACGAAGTCCAAGTAAAGGGACAAAAGGTCTACATAAATGGCCAAGAATCAAACTCGTATACCTTTCAACAAGATTATTATTGGATGATGGGAGACAACCGAGACCATTCTGAGGATGCAAGAACATGGGGATATGTGCCTGCAGACCATATTGTGGGGAAACCTGTTTTTCTTTGGATGAGCTTTGACAATTTTGATGAAGGTCTCTCAAACTGGAGACCTAGATGGGAACGTATTTTTACTACCGTTGGGGGAAGTGGAAAACCTGTATCCTATTTAATCTACTTTTTAATTGCCTTGGGCGCTTGGTTTGTGTTCGATTTTTTTAGAAAAAGAAAAAAGAAAGCGGAGTAA
- a CDS encoding WbqC family protein: MKTLLHPTYFPNIATFAVIVQKDFLWEAHDNFQKQTYRNRSYVSTDQGKYMLTIPIKHVGAREGRQKYRDVEIDDSSNWRKQHWRTLETAYRTSPFFEFYEDDIKPLFFEPEHLLFDLNLKTIHTIGACLGIKIAHEKNNSFEKNPDMFKDLRNLVKAKKSQNIKIVEYSQVFEERNGFIGNLSVLDLLFNEGTNALEYLKNQSLDFLNA; encoded by the coding sequence TTGAAAACATTACTACATCCTACATATTTTCCGAATATTGCCACTTTTGCAGTAATTGTACAAAAAGATTTTTTATGGGAAGCCCATGATAATTTCCAGAAGCAAACCTATAGAAATCGTTCTTATGTATCCACTGACCAAGGGAAATACATGTTGACCATACCCATTAAACATGTTGGGGCACGGGAAGGACGACAAAAATACCGTGATGTTGAAATTGATGATAGTTCCAATTGGCGAAAACAACATTGGCGAACTTTGGAAACCGCTTATAGAACATCACCTTTTTTTGAATTCTATGAAGATGATATAAAACCTTTGTTTTTTGAACCTGAGCATTTACTTTTTGACCTCAATTTAAAAACAATACACACTATTGGAGCATGTTTGGGAATTAAAATAGCCCATGAGAAAAATAATTCTTTTGAGAAAAATCCAGACATGTTCAAAGATTTAAGGAACTTGGTGAAAGCAAAGAAATCTCAGAACATTAAAATTGTTGAATATTCCCAAGTGTTTGAAGAAAGGAATGGCTTTATAGGAAATCTCAGTGTCTTGGATCTGCTTTTTAATGAAGGAACCAATGCGCTGGAATATTTGAAAAACCAATCATTGGATTTTTTAAATGCATAG
- a CDS encoding DUF6122 family protein: MHRFIIHYSIHFILPILIGLFIVKNNKVKVTLILLAGILIDVDHVLAEPIFDPNRCSINFHPLHSYFAILIYCILPFFKRTRIIGLALIIHIIADLTDCLLI, from the coding sequence ATGCATAGATTTATTATCCATTACAGCATACATTTTATACTTCCTATACTTATTGGTCTTTTTATTGTAAAGAATAACAAGGTCAAGGTTACCCTTATTCTTCTAGCAGGTATTCTTATCGATGTGGACCATGTGTTGGCAGAACCTATTTTTGACCCCAATCGTTGTAGTATAAACTTTCATCCCCTCCATAGCTATTTTGCAATACTGATATATTGCATACTACCTTTTTTTAAAAGAACCAGAATTATTGGCCTGGCACTTATCATTCATATTATAGCGGACCTTACCGATTGCCTATTGATTTGA